From a single Paraburkholderia sp. FT54 genomic region:
- the tssH gene encoding type VI secretion system ATPase TssH, with translation MTHRDLSALLRRLNDHCARALADAAGLCETRAHRDIEVEHWLIKLLELGEGDLVAIVRSYELDVDGIWDGLLSAIERLPHELRGKPGLSNRLCKLLEAAWMRASLEADAPSIRSAHLLAALADAPHLLRAPDAWALLSLSSTQIERLKPELDWTSIEAPIADTGVQKFASRSSAKNAETNTPGRQRAAQRAQPVADALGRFTIDITQKAREGRIDPVFGRDVEIRQMVDILTRRRKNNPLLVGEPGVGKTALVEGLALKIAQGDVPAVIRDVSVLTLDLGLLQAGAGVKGEFEQRLKNVIEAVQQSRTPILLFIDEAHTLIGAGNTAGGADAANLLKPALARGELRTIAATTWSEYKQYFERDAALERRFQMVKVDEPDDANASLMLRGLKERYAQHHGVHITDAAVGAAVRLSRRYLTGRQLPDKAVDLLDTAAARVRMSTDATPVAISACLAQRAALEVERAALLEDQGATSADVGERIGAIELRLVEIASELHALEQAYAEQKEIVAALVALREQWRTATDESVRRDLQHEIKAAHDKLAAHGADALIQAEVDEAAIARVIADWTGVPVGSLLEDELSALLDLETRLGSVVVGQDDALEAIAKNLRAAKAGLKSDEAPLGVFLLTGPSGVGKTETARALADLMFGGERALVTINLSEYQEAHTVSQLKGSPPGYVGYGQGGVLTEAVRQRPYSVILLDEVEKAHRDVLNLFYQVFDRGFMRDGEGRVIDFRNTVIVMTSNLGSEQIMAATEADDEVTTAMLMEAIRPLLVEHFQPALLARFQTVVYRPLSADTLARIVRLKLDKVAQRIERRFSVPLVCSDALVAELVSACLLPDSGARNIDSLLDQQILPVLSRELLERISRQALPQGIRLAYSDEHGIVVDFADAAEVTT, from the coding sequence ATGACTCATCGCGATCTCTCTGCGCTTCTGCGCCGTCTCAACGATCATTGCGCCCGCGCGCTCGCCGATGCAGCGGGTCTGTGCGAGACACGCGCCCATCGCGATATCGAAGTCGAACATTGGCTGATCAAGCTGCTCGAACTGGGCGAAGGCGATCTTGTCGCGATCGTGCGCAGCTATGAACTCGACGTGGACGGTATCTGGGACGGACTGCTCAGCGCAATCGAACGGCTGCCGCATGAACTGCGCGGCAAACCGGGCCTGTCCAACCGGCTCTGCAAGCTGCTGGAGGCCGCTTGGATGCGCGCCTCGCTCGAAGCGGACGCACCGTCGATCCGTTCCGCGCATCTGCTGGCCGCGCTCGCCGATGCGCCGCATCTGCTGCGCGCGCCGGACGCATGGGCGCTGCTCTCGCTCTCGTCGACGCAGATCGAACGTCTCAAGCCCGAACTCGACTGGACGTCCATCGAGGCGCCCATTGCCGATACCGGCGTCCAGAAGTTCGCTAGCCGCAGCTCCGCAAAAAACGCAGAAACAAATACGCCCGGCCGCCAACGCGCGGCCCAACGTGCGCAACCGGTCGCCGACGCGCTCGGCCGTTTCACCATCGACATCACGCAAAAAGCTCGCGAAGGCCGCATCGATCCGGTCTTCGGCCGCGATGTCGAGATCCGGCAGATGGTCGATATCCTCACGCGCCGGCGCAAGAACAATCCGCTTCTCGTCGGCGAACCCGGCGTCGGCAAAACCGCGTTGGTCGAAGGTCTGGCGCTGAAGATCGCGCAGGGCGATGTGCCCGCGGTCATTCGCGACGTCAGCGTCCTCACGCTCGATCTCGGATTGCTGCAGGCAGGCGCCGGCGTCAAGGGCGAGTTCGAGCAACGTCTGAAGAACGTCATCGAAGCCGTCCAGCAGTCCCGGACACCCATTCTGCTTTTCATCGACGAAGCCCACACCCTGATCGGGGCGGGCAACACCGCAGGCGGCGCCGACGCGGCGAATCTGTTGAAGCCCGCGTTGGCGCGCGGTGAGTTGCGCACGATCGCCGCCACGACCTGGTCCGAATACAAACAGTACTTCGAGCGCGACGCGGCGCTCGAGCGGCGGTTTCAGATGGTCAAGGTCGACGAACCCGACGACGCCAACGCGAGCCTGATGCTGCGCGGCCTGAAGGAGCGCTACGCGCAACACCACGGCGTGCACATCACCGACGCCGCGGTCGGCGCGGCGGTACGTCTGTCGCGCCGCTATCTCACAGGGCGCCAGTTGCCGGACAAGGCCGTCGATCTGCTCGACACCGCCGCCGCCCGCGTGCGCATGAGCACGGACGCAACGCCGGTCGCGATTTCCGCGTGTCTTGCACAACGGGCCGCGCTCGAAGTCGAACGCGCGGCGCTGCTCGAGGATCAGGGCGCGACTTCGGCCGATGTGGGCGAGCGGATCGGCGCGATCGAACTGCGCCTCGTTGAGATCGCGAGCGAGCTTCATGCGCTCGAACAGGCTTATGCGGAACAGAAGGAAATCGTCGCTGCCCTCGTTGCGCTGCGTGAGCAGTGGCGAACGGCGACCGACGAGTCAGTGCGGCGCGATCTTCAACACGAGATCAAGGCCGCGCACGACAAACTCGCGGCACACGGCGCGGATGCGCTGATCCAGGCGGAAGTCGACGAAGCCGCGATTGCGCGTGTCATCGCGGACTGGACCGGCGTGCCGGTGGGCAGCCTGCTCGAAGATGAACTGTCCGCCCTGCTCGACCTGGAAACGCGGCTCGGGAGCGTGGTCGTGGGCCAGGACGATGCGCTCGAGGCCATCGCCAAAAACCTGCGCGCAGCCAAAGCCGGCCTGAAATCCGACGAGGCGCCGCTGGGCGTATTCCTGCTCACCGGTCCTTCGGGTGTCGGCAAGACCGAGACGGCTCGCGCACTGGCCGATCTGATGTTCGGCGGTGAACGTGCGCTCGTCACGATCAATCTGTCAGAGTACCAGGAGGCCCACACCGTCTCGCAACTCAAGGGGTCGCCACCAGGTTATGTGGGCTATGGCCAGGGTGGCGTGCTGACCGAAGCGGTACGTCAACGTCCGTACAGCGTGATCCTGCTCGACGAAGTCGAAAAGGCGCATCGCGACGTGCTGAATCTGTTCTACCAGGTGTTCGACCGCGGCTTCATGCGCGACGGCGAGGGGCGCGTGATCGACTTCCGCAACACCGTGATCGTGATGACGTCCAATCTCGGCAGCGAGCAGATCATGGCCGCCACGGAAGCCGACGACGAAGTGACAACCGCCATGCTGATGGAAGCGATTCGACCGCTGCTCGTCGAGCATTTCCAGCCGGCGTTGCTCGCGCGCTTCCAGACCGTGGTGTACCGGCCGCTCTCGGCCGACACCTTGGCAAGAATCGTGCGACTGAAACTCGACAAAGTTGCGCAGAGGATCGAGCGCCGCTTCAGCGTGCCGCTCGTCTGCAGCGACGCACTGGTCGCCGAACTTGTGAGCGCATGCCTGCTGCCCGACTCCGGCGCGCGCAACATAGACAGCCTGCTCGATCAGCAGATCCTGCCGGTGTTGTCGCGTGAACTGCTCGAACGAATCAGCAGACAGGCGTTGCCGCAAGGTATCCGTCTCGCGTATTCGGATGAACACGGTATCGTTGTCGACTTCGCCGATGCCGCCGAGGTGACGACATGA
- the tssE gene encoding type VI secretion system baseplate subunit TssE — protein MTRGGPGLFEAITGHFSNGAPVDNFDAETQTFLSVQDNIQRILNSRRNGLAHLPDYGLDDLSEIYRHLPSSAHRLRHAIELTVLKYEPRVKSIDTLIRETEPGMLLSFTMCCDLHQEGLVRFGTHFTPDGQTRLDLLKSDLDRD, from the coding sequence ATGACACGCGGCGGGCCCGGGCTATTCGAAGCCATCACGGGGCATTTTTCGAACGGTGCGCCGGTCGATAACTTCGACGCGGAAACGCAAACGTTCCTGTCGGTACAGGACAATATTCAACGCATCCTGAACAGCCGCCGCAATGGGCTTGCCCATCTGCCCGACTATGGACTGGACGACCTGTCGGAGATTTACCGCCATCTCCCTTCGTCGGCACACAGGCTTCGCCATGCGATCGAGTTGACCGTGTTGAAATACGAACCACGCGTCAAGTCGATCGATACCCTGATCAGGGAAACGGAACCTGGCATGCTGCTGAGCTTCACGATGTGTTGTGATCTGCATCAGGAGGGGCTGGTGCGCTTCGGCACGCATTTCACGCCCGACGGGCAGACACGCCTCGATTTGCTGAAATCGGATCTGGACCGCGACTGA
- a CDS encoding DMT family transporter gives MDKTTNGWLSGLIGVLIFSGSLPATRVAVQGLDPLFLTVARATIAGTLGLLLLLVFRQARPSRREVIPLVIVALGVVVGFPLLTALALRHVSAAHAVVFVGLLPLATAIFGVLRGGERPQPAFWLFSALGSGAVVAFALRHGLDASPVGDALMLAAIVACGLGYAEGARLSRHLGGWQVISWALVLSLPLMLPLTVWTRPASFDGVSHASLWGLAYVSLFSMLIGFVFWYRGLALGGIAGVGQLQLLQPFFGLLLAGLLLHEQVPPAMILVTVVVVGCVAGARRFSRAAPARPAV, from the coding sequence ATGGACAAAACGACAAATGGCTGGCTGAGCGGCTTGATAGGCGTGCTGATTTTCAGCGGCTCGCTGCCGGCCACGCGCGTCGCCGTGCAAGGCCTCGACCCGTTATTCCTTACGGTCGCGCGCGCGACGATCGCCGGCACGCTCGGTCTGCTGCTCCTCCTCGTATTTCGCCAGGCGCGGCCGTCCCGCCGCGAAGTGATTCCGCTGGTAATCGTCGCGCTCGGCGTGGTGGTCGGCTTTCCGCTGCTGACGGCGCTCGCGCTGCGCCACGTGAGCGCGGCGCATGCCGTCGTGTTCGTCGGCCTCCTGCCGCTCGCCACGGCGATCTTCGGCGTGCTGCGCGGCGGCGAGCGGCCGCAACCGGCGTTCTGGCTGTTCTCGGCGCTGGGCAGCGGCGCGGTCGTGGCGTTTGCCTTGCGTCACGGGCTCGATGCATCGCCCGTCGGCGACGCGTTGATGCTGGCCGCCATCGTCGCATGCGGACTGGGCTATGCCGAAGGCGCGCGCCTGTCGCGCCACCTCGGCGGCTGGCAGGTGATTTCATGGGCGCTCGTGCTGTCGCTGCCGCTCATGCTTCCGCTCACCGTGTGGACGCGGCCCGCGTCGTTCGACGGTGTCAGTCACGCGTCGCTGTGGGGGCTCGCCTACGTGTCGCTCTTCAGCATGCTGATCGGCTTCGTGTTCTGGTATCGCGGCCTCGCGCTCGGCGGCATTGCCGGCGTCGGGCAGTTGCAATTGCTGCAGCCGTTTTTTGGCCTGCTGCTCGCGGGGTTGCTGCTGCACGAACAGGTGCCGCCGGCGATGATTCTGGTCACCGTCGTCGTAGTGGGCTGCGTGGCGGGCGCGCGGCGGTTCTCGCGAGCGGCGCCGGCGCGGCCGGCTGTCTGA
- the sapR gene encoding sap1 transcriptional regulator SapR, with protein MPTAFAQTVEARFAELTPTSKRVASYMLANLDRLGLETADQIAQQAGTSGISVGRFLRSIGYQNLDDLKRELRGAQERPWLITDRLDAFRRAAGQHDETVPDASSASTPNPALAHSLELEIGAIQHVYQLAQSPVFARVAERISNADAVYILGIQSTRGISNAFYSYLEYIRPRVFYSDGMSGSYVDSLNSGSDSPYLIVTDTRAYSKVARRYCEAATRRGLPFALITDIYCPWAREFDGDLLQVKTDVGQFWDSLAPLTCLFNLLISAIVERLGPRIDERVARNRELQSEFDQFDDL; from the coding sequence ATGCCGACCGCTTTTGCTCAAACCGTCGAAGCCCGCTTTGCCGAACTCACGCCCACCTCCAAGCGCGTCGCCAGCTATATGCTGGCGAACCTTGACCGGCTGGGTCTCGAAACCGCCGATCAGATCGCCCAGCAAGCCGGCACGAGCGGCATTTCGGTCGGCCGGTTCCTGCGCAGCATCGGCTATCAGAATCTCGACGACCTGAAACGCGAACTGCGCGGCGCGCAGGAGCGTCCGTGGCTGATCACGGACCGGCTCGACGCGTTCCGCCGCGCCGCCGGTCAACACGACGAAACCGTGCCGGACGCCAGTTCGGCCAGCACGCCCAACCCCGCGCTCGCCCATTCGCTCGAACTCGAAATCGGCGCGATCCAGCATGTCTACCAGCTCGCGCAATCGCCGGTGTTCGCGCGAGTGGCCGAACGCATCTCCAACGCCGATGCCGTCTACATTCTCGGCATTCAGTCCACGCGCGGCATCAGCAATGCGTTCTACAGTTACCTCGAATACATTCGTCCGCGCGTGTTCTATTCCGACGGCATGTCGGGCTCGTACGTCGATTCGCTGAACTCAGGGTCCGACTCGCCGTATCTGATCGTCACCGACACCCGCGCGTATTCGAAGGTCGCGCGTCGCTATTGCGAAGCGGCCACGCGACGCGGCCTGCCCTTCGCGCTCATCACCGACATCTATTGTCCGTGGGCGCGCGAATTCGACGGCGATCTGTTGCAGGTCAAGACCGACGTCGGCCAGTTCTGGGACTCGCTCGCGCCGCTCACTTGTCTCTTCAATCTGCTGATTTCGGCGATCGTCGAAAGACTCGGGCCGCGTATCGACGAACGCGTGGCGCGCAACCGCGAACTGCAAAGCGAATTCGATCAATTCGACGACCTCTGA
- the ddpX gene encoding D-alanyl-D-alanine dipeptidase yields MTDHRLVEITHATHGVDIDLVYATARNFTGKPIYKAAHCLLLEPAEAALRRAAELARQIGTTLRIFDAYRPPQAQQVLWDFLPDPTYVADLTRGSNHSRGTALDVTLLDAHGEELDMGTGFDAMTIESEHFHPGLPIDVQRNRMLLLGVMHGAGFTHIRNEWWHYELPGSRALPLIDNSASGPLRLM; encoded by the coding sequence ATGACCGACCATCGACTCGTTGAAATCACGCACGCCACGCATGGCGTCGATATCGACCTCGTCTACGCCACCGCCCGCAACTTCACCGGCAAACCGATCTACAAGGCCGCACATTGTCTTCTGCTCGAACCGGCAGAGGCGGCGCTGCGCCGCGCGGCCGAACTGGCACGCCAGATCGGCACGACGTTGCGCATTTTCGATGCGTACCGGCCGCCGCAAGCGCAGCAGGTGCTGTGGGACTTTCTGCCCGACCCGACTTACGTGGCGGACCTGACACGCGGCTCCAACCATAGTCGCGGGACCGCGCTCGACGTGACACTGCTCGACGCCCACGGCGAGGAACTCGACATGGGCACCGGCTTCGACGCGATGACGATCGAATCGGAGCACTTTCACCCCGGCTTGCCGATAGACGTGCAGCGCAATCGCATGCTGTTGCTGGGCGTGATGCACGGCGCGGGCTTCACGCACATCAGGAACGAATGGTGGCACTACGAGTTGCCGGGCTCGCGCGCGTTGCCGCTGATCGACAACAGCGCAAGCGGGCCGCTGCGTCTGATGTGA
- a CDS encoding GNAT family N-acetyltransferase, with the protein MSTTHPAPAASGSANAATPLIRDATEADLPAIQSIYAHHVLTGVASFEETPPSVDDLRTRLASVRSHGLPYMVAEIDGEVAGYCYATPYRPRAAYRNTIEDSIYVNDAYRGRGLGRVLLQALIERCETGPWRQMVAVIADGGSGGSLSLHTQLGFELTGTLKAVGFKHGRWLDTTLMQRPLGKGDSSVPDDVAP; encoded by the coding sequence ATGAGCACCACCCACCCCGCGCCCGCCGCTTCCGGATCGGCGAACGCGGCCACCCCGCTGATCCGCGACGCCACCGAAGCCGATCTTCCCGCGATTCAGTCGATCTACGCACACCACGTGCTGACCGGCGTCGCCTCATTCGAAGAAACCCCGCCCTCCGTCGACGATCTGCGCACGCGGCTCGCGTCGGTACGCAGCCACGGGCTGCCGTACATGGTGGCGGAGATCGACGGCGAAGTCGCCGGCTATTGTTACGCCACGCCTTACCGGCCGCGCGCCGCGTATCGCAACACCATCGAAGATTCGATCTATGTGAACGACGCCTATCGCGGCCGGGGTCTGGGACGCGTGCTGCTCCAGGCGCTCATCGAGCGCTGCGAAACTGGACCGTGGCGTCAGATGGTCGCCGTGATCGCGGACGGCGGCAGCGGCGGCTCGCTGTCGCTGCATACACAGCTGGGTTTCGAATTGACGGGCACGTTGAAGGCGGTAGGCTTCAAACACGGTCGCTGGCTCGATACGACCTTGATGCAGCGCCCGCTCGGCAAGGGTGACTCGAGCGTGCCGGACGACGTGGCGCCATAG
- a CDS encoding putative glycolipid-binding domain-containing protein: MRELRWASEEGDGIEHLAFDAHEDGFAVESAVVGQRDGKPYGLHYRVRCDAQWHTRYAWLKIVGGGELELHGDGAGHWHDGHGLALSAIEGCIDIDIAATPFTNTLPIRRLQLAEGERQPISVAYISTPDLQVTRVEQAYSCIALHREYRYEGIFRNFTADMKVDDDGLVIDYPTLFTRLPRER; encoded by the coding sequence ATGCGTGAATTACGGTGGGCATCGGAAGAGGGCGACGGCATCGAACATCTGGCGTTCGACGCGCACGAGGACGGCTTCGCGGTGGAAAGCGCCGTGGTCGGGCAACGCGACGGCAAGCCGTATGGGCTGCACTACAGGGTGCGCTGCGACGCGCAATGGCATACGCGCTATGCGTGGCTGAAGATCGTCGGCGGCGGCGAACTGGAATTGCATGGCGATGGCGCGGGCCATTGGCACGATGGACACGGCCTCGCGCTGAGCGCGATTGAAGGCTGCATCGACATCGATATCGCCGCTACGCCGTTCACCAACACGCTGCCGATCCGCCGCTTGCAACTGGCCGAAGGCGAGCGCCAGCCGATTTCGGTGGCCTATATTTCGACGCCGGATTTGCAGGTCACGCGCGTCGAGCAGGCGTACTCGTGCATCGCGTTGCATCGCGAGTATCGCTACGAAGGTATCTTCCGCAACTTCACGGCGGATATGAAGGTCGATGACGACGGTCTCGTGATCGACTATCCGACGCTCTTCACACGCCTGCCGCGCGAGCGCTGA